A segment of the Sander lucioperca isolate FBNREF2018 chromosome 7, SLUC_FBN_1.2, whole genome shotgun sequence genome:
CCTCAAAGATGTGTCTGGTTCTTACCTTGTTGCGTACATCTGGAACTGTGAGCCACAGAGGGAAGATTATGGGTAGCAAGAAGAGGTAGGTGGCTTGTTTACGTGGTGTGTCAGGCCAATCTAAAGACAGAGGTTCatcttctttctcctcttcttttttctccccctcatcttcatcttcctcctcctcatcatttTCTTCTTCACTGGACTCATCGCTGTCTTCATTGCTGTCATCTTCATCACTGTCAGAGCCTCCTGACCCATTGTCTCCTGCTGGCAAATCCTCCTGAAGTGTTGGGGAAAGAAATCATTATGGACAACAGTAGAAGCAgagaaaaaagcaataaaagatgaaaaaaggagCAAAAAAGCCTTAAGAGGCCTTTTGCCTAAAGTTGTAGTTCCGTACATTGACTTGACAGTTATCAAAGACTGACTTCTGGGCTTTATGATAACCACCAGGACATGGTTGGAGAGTACCTTATTGTCCTCTGGTTGATCCTTCTTCTCCGTTGCTAGGGCTGGGGCAGCCTCTGGCTCTTTGGTCGGCTCAGTTTTTCCTCCACCATCTACGAAAGGAATCCCAAAAATCGTGTGCATTTCCCTGATGCCTTTTACTCATTCAGCTATCTGAAAATATTTTACTGGTCACCCACCTACATTAATTAGCAAAACTGCATAAAATGATGCTAAAGACAAATTTTCCGAGTGGTTGGAATAAAGttatcatatattattataCTGATGGACagaaatgtaacatttctgtTGTCACAGAACCTGTGTGATTCACTCAGTTCAAATGCTAAAGCATTTTGGCTGTATGCTTTTTTGCAGTCCAGGTGATAAGCAGCTTTCAGACTCTGTTCATGAGCAGAATTTAAAAAACTGACTGAAAGACAGCTGATCAGCGACCGTTACATCCTTCCATGTTACCTTCAATTTTGTCTTGAGTTTTGCTCTCTGCCTCCGTCTAGCCACATTATTCAGTGTCTCGGCCTTATCCTTAAATTTCTCTAAGAACATCAAACAACTTTAGGAATTCTGTGATGAATTACTCAGTTATGTCATAATAATTACAATAATCTCAGTTTCACTGTTATATGGAGGACAATCCCTATGCCTTACATGAGTTAGGCAAAGAGCAAATACTGGCAGTATAccatcaaaaacaacaacagtattATAATCCTTACTGCAGCACAGAACAATGTtatgagaggaagagagagcttTTCAAAGGAATTGCACAAGACAAGATTTTGCTTTTGGCCAAAACCAGTACATGAATTCCACTGCTTCTTTGTCATATTAGAAACAGCGATTTGTTTCCAAtggacaaaaatgtattttttgctgTTCCTTTTGACCAAATGTCTCAGATTGAATACACTCACCTAGCAAGCATAATTAATAGCAGAGGTTGATATAAATAACCATGAACACAGTATCAAACCGTCAAACCGTCACATTGAAAGCATTTCTAACTTTCTTTAAAGATGTTTTCCATTTGGGTTCCAAATGGGCTCATTGCATACACATTTATTTGAATACCAAAATCATCTTTGTGTCTTTTACTTTATAAGCACATCATTATCTAGGTAAGTTAAGTAAGATATTTGTAATGTTGCTTTGAAGTGGGTTGATACAAGCTGATAGCTGTGATCCAGATTGTATAGGCTCATTCGAAAGCTGATTATTGTGCTGGAGTAGTGGAGTGTTTGCTGCCTGGAAGCCTTTCAGATGAGCAAACCAGGGGCCAGGGCCACAGGTACACAAACTGGGACATACATACTGTGGTCTTGCCTCAggcaaacagaaaacaggaaaatatGAACATTGCTGTGAGATGATCCTAGTGTGAACAGTGAACACCatagcacggtgtattttaaaGCTGCGGTAACCTTACTAACATATCAGAATAACCTATTCGGGAAAACCAGAGCTTTAACCAAGCTGTGCAGGACCAGTCTGTTACCACATTGTTTGCCCATCCAACAAAATATCATAGTTAGACCACAGCGATGTGTGTCCTAAAAATCATGTTTATATTTCACTGTGGGCCTACACATACATCCCTCCATAGACTGAGGTACGAATTGGGTTGCGTATATTATGTGCTTAGTATAAATCTGGACTTAGTACTGTCTTTATTTGGGACACTTTGCTAATCCATTTACTATGAGAAGGATGTAGTTCCTAGAGACTCATTACAAAAATACTTTAAGAGGCAGACAATGATCAATTATTAGTGCAATCTGTGTGCTGATACGGTACTCACCCTCTCCTAGAGGATCTAATGTGTGGATCATAAGTTGGAAGATGGTGTTTCTCATGGTGCTGTTGTGCAAAGAAGCTGAGCTTCCCCCTCGCTGAAGGGATGGCTTCAACTGGGAAAAGAGATGAAGGTCAAAATAGCTACTCACTATAACAGACAGTGACAGATCAATGTTAAACAATCATACACTAGTGGAGGTCAGTATTTTTTCTTGAGAAGTGCATTGACATGTGCCAGCACATATAGGGAGGCTTGTTTACATGATGTTATGATGAACGGGACTGTAGAAAGGTTAATAAGATGTAGAATAACATGTAGATGAACAATGTGAGTGTCTATGAGGATGTTGCTTTCTATGTCTTTCTTTTTGCAGTATATTGGttggttatttgatttttttttttttttacctttaaccGACTCTTGTTCTCTGGAGCAGGATGGACATTATATTCAGCGTCCCCATTTGCCTGCAtgcaacaatgttttttttttactgaaaattGTTCATTGGTAAAGATAGACAAAATTAATTTCATTTAGGTAGAGCTTAAATatcagtatatactgtatactataaTATTATACATTGCTATTTCACACATTGCATACTCTGCAGGTCTTGTTAGGGTTACATGTCTGTAAGAGATGGAGCTGTGTGTCGTGTATAGGATTATAATTTAGCAAAATGATCCCTCACCCTGTTAAAAGAAAACACTATGGTTTTAATATATATGATGTGATATAGCATTTTTAACATATTAAGtaataaaaatatgtttgttaTGAACACAGCTCTGGCAAATACCCAAAGTGAACACAAATAGGGACAGGTGTTGCGAACTAGCCATGGCTATAAACACTGTGATACAGGCATCGGATTGTTCTTTATGTAATAATCtatgttttttgtatctgtccctattcaaataaacaacaacaacaaaaatcattATTAAGTCTAGAAAATTAAGTCTTAATCACACTTACCAGGGTTAAGCACAGTATATGTTTATGCTACAGTTTTTACAGAACTGTAGCATTTATCTTCAATAACTGTATATATTGTTCTTTAAAGCTCCATAGCTTTGTTCTCTACATACCACTGCCACAAATAAGTATGCTAATATGCTAGCATATACAACTTTAGGCCAATGTCTGCAAACTGTTAGTAACTCTTCAGAGTTTCTTCCACATTTGAGAAAACACTCTGTGATATAAATTCCTAATGACAGACTCATTATTGTGTAAATTGATTAAATAAtctgattttagaccagagtcATGTTCTGTCACAGGAGTGCTTACCTTTTCAGGGTTTTCCACAGCAATAATTCTGACAATGTTCTTGTTTTTGAGCAGTAGAGTCTTAAAGGTCCGCTCTATTTGCACGTTGAACTTCATGAAAATTACATAGAGAGTGTAACAGGCCACCAGCATCATGCTCTCCCACCACATTATGACATTATCCAAGAAGAAGATGATGAGTAAGATTAGGCCAAGTATGTAGAAGGATACATCTCTGAAAAGTGGCCACCAGGTTAGATGTAGTACCTCCCGTGAAAACAAAGCACACATTCCAATcacaaacaaaatgttgaaaactgCTGAACCAACAATTGTGCCAATACCCACATTGCTGTGGGCGATGAAGACTCCTATCAAGGAGGTGAAAAGCTCAGGAGCAGAACCTCCAGCAGCCATAAAGGTGGCTCCTGCTACATCTTCAGAGATGGCTAACTTGTCTGTTATTACCCCCAGTGCAGGAACAAAGAACTCATCACACACAATTGCAAGTGAAATGAACATGTACATCATCCCAAAAATGTGGAGGATCACCCAGCCTTGTCTACGGTCTTCAATAGAAAAAAGATCTTCAGGGTATTCACCCTTTATATGTGGAGCTTCACCAGGAGAAGCTGGAGTGATGGTGGTCACAGAAGGAGCTGGTGTGGGCGTGGATGTCTCTAGTGGAGGCTCAGGGGCCACGTAGATGCAATGCACAATAGTTCGGTTTGTAGTTGGTGATGGTGGAGATTCAGTGGGGGTGGATGCTTTAAAATTTGAAGTTGTATCCGAATGATTTACACCATGCATCCCTGGTGTTGTTTGATCTGTGGGCTCTAATTCATGTGTTGCAGTGAGAGGTTCCTCAAGCCCCTGAGTCTCTACTGTAGCCTCCTCAACCCCCCCTGTTGAACCTTCTCCAAAGTCCTCTCCAATCTGAGGCATTGGCAAAGGCTTGTACAGTCTGGCACTGATGGTCAGCTGGTAGAGGGTACAGAGAAAAACCCCAGAGAGGAGAAACAGGATCCGACTCAGCTGCAGTTGCTTCCTTCTTGTACAATACATTTCCCTCCAAAGCGTTGTGATGCTACTGGCTATGGAGAATTAAGCTGCATAAATGGACTTTGGCAGAGGACAAGTCTAGCTCTCTCCCCAGCAGACCGCGGGGTGACAGGATCTAAAACTTCAGCTGCGTTATTCATGTCATCCTCAACTCTTCTTCCCTATTGTGAATGAAAAGAAGCATCAGAGACAAAATGACATTTAGACAGCAGGTGGCACAACAGTAGTATACATTTGAAAGTGTGTGAACTACTCAGACAATAGACCCACTCATTTAATAAATAATGTCTGTCAAAGCATTAGTGAGAAGTTCATTTAGATGTTGTTATGACTAATTTCTTTGCACGTTGGTTGTTTCTCCAAAATAGAATGCATAAAATAAGTGACAGAcgaaaaacaaaagacaaataaataaataaatgcacattgagaaaaaactaaaataacctAAATGTCATGTGGTAAGGGGTTAGGCTAATTTCCACATAAATCACAAAGAGAAGAAACAACACAACGCATTTTAAATACAAGTGCAGACTTACCACAAAACCAATGTCTGCAAAGTCAGGGGTGCAAAAATCTCCAAAAGCAGATTTCCACAGCTGGTTATTGTGGCACAAAGAAATTGTTGCCAATGGCCACAGGGTTATGTAGGACACAGGACAAGTGTTTACAATGGATCAGCATAATACCTGAAGTCTTCTAAGAGGATTATGTGCATTGTCTCACTCTCACTTTATCATGAGCCTACCCTaataatatttaatttaatgcaAAATAAAAGTGGTGATTTAGTCTAATGCTATTATGTTGCACAGCATAAAAGTATTTTATAAATCCTGAGACTGACACTTGGAAATAACTGATCATACAACGAAACATAACAATTTGAACTGGAACGTTTTTGTGCCGACTTTTTCAGCACAGGAATATGAAATTACCCATTTA
Coding sequences within it:
- the slc24a1 gene encoding sodium/potassium/calcium exchanger 1 isoform X2 — protein: MYCTRRKQLQLSRILFLLSGVFLCTLYQLTISARLYKPLPMPQIGEDFGEGSTGGVEEATVETQGLEEPLTATHELEPTDQTTPGMHGVNHSDTTSNFKASTPTESPPSPTTNRTIVHCIYVAPEPPLETSTPTPAPSVTTITPASPGEAPHIKGEYPEDLFSIEDRRQGWVILHIFGMMYMFISLAIVCDEFFVPALGVITDKLAISEDVAGATFMAAGGSAPELFTSLIGVFIAHSNVGIGTIVGSAVFNILFVIGMCALFSREVLHLTWWPLFRDVSFYILGLILLIIFFLDNVIMWWESMMLVACYTLYVIFMKFNVQIERTFKTLLLKNKNIVRIIAVENPEKLKPSLQRGGSSASLHNSTMRNTIFQLMIHTLDPLGEDGGGKTEPTKEPEAAPALATEKKDQPEDNKEDLPAGDNGSGGSDSDEDDSNEDSDESSEEENDEEEEDEDEGEKKEEEKEDEPLSLDWPDTPRKQATYLFLLPIIFPLWLTVPDVRNKKSRKFFAVTFLGSILWIAIFSYLMVWWAHQVGETIGISEEIMGLTILAAGTSIPDLITSVIVARKGLGDMAVSSSVGSNIFDITVGLPVPWLLYSSFHDFAPVAVSSNGLFCTIVLLFIMLLFTIISIASCKWKMNKLLGSTMFLLYFIFLVLSVMLEDRIIICPVSI
- the slc24a1 gene encoding sodium/potassium/calcium exchanger 1 isoform X1; its protein translation is MYCTRRKQLQLSRILFLLSGVFLCTLYQLTISARLYKPLPMPQIGEDFGEGSTGGVEEATVETQGLEEPLTATHELEPTDQTTPGMHGVNHSDTTSNFKASTPTESPPSPTTNRTIVHCIYVAPEPPLETSTPTPAPSVTTITPASPGEAPHIKGEYPEDLFSIEDRRQGWVILHIFGMMYMFISLAIVCDEFFVPALGVITDKLAISEDVAGATFMAAGGSAPELFTSLIGVFIAHSNVGIGTIVGSAVFNILFVIGMCALFSREVLHLTWWPLFRDVSFYILGLILLIIFFLDNVIMWWESMMLVACYTLYVIFMKFNVQIERTFKTLLLKNKNIVRIIAVENPEKANGDAEYNVHPAPENKSRLKLKPSLQRGGSSASLHNSTMRNTIFQLMIHTLDPLGEDGGGKTEPTKEPEAAPALATEKKDQPEDNKEDLPAGDNGSGGSDSDEDDSNEDSDESSEEENDEEEEDEDEGEKKEEEKEDEPLSLDWPDTPRKQATYLFLLPIIFPLWLTVPDVRNKKSRKFFAVTFLGSILWIAIFSYLMVWWAHQVGETIGISEEIMGLTILAAGTSIPDLITSVIVARKGLGDMAVSSSVGSNIFDITVGLPVPWLLYSSFHDFAPVAVSSNGLFCTIVLLFIMLLFTIISIASCKWKMNKLLGSTMFLLYFIFLVLSVMLEDRIIICPVSI